A genomic window from Treponema maltophilum ATCC 51939 includes:
- a CDS encoding glycosyltransferase family 2 protein translates to MKDKITVVISIRNRDTLRMEKQIASIRSAGATPAFHIVDYGSDEFYAKQYSALCTKLNLEYTHMYAEGLPWNKCRALNYGAKTADTPFIVTSDADMIYEGNPFQYCIDNYKDKTMYHIETYWLPKNGDKKKSRYAGHGNSGGFQFIEKSAFKEIGGYDERIVYWGPEDLDFPDRLKKIGYTQEWLPDTFRLYHQWHPVSEANCKRPQTITINTLKYTWANKLNPVIKNEWGNFLSQNDRPILKEIRKNKPEIVQLEKSILDFWKSAESVLDTQRYGFVKLELGKRVDNNFFSHIKTAMKILLKPDSSFSAIRSTININFDVLYEMLPVLSANGLRDYYISDDVSCVYLLWN, encoded by the coding sequence ATGAAAGATAAAATAACTGTCGTTATAAGTATTCGTAACAGAGATACCCTGCGTATGGAAAAACAAATTGCCTCGATACGCAGTGCTGGCGCGACTCCCGCCTTTCATATTGTCGATTACGGTTCGGATGAGTTTTATGCAAAACAATATTCCGCACTTTGTACCAAGCTTAATTTGGAATATACTCATATGTATGCCGAAGGCTTGCCGTGGAATAAGTGCAGAGCTTTAAATTACGGTGCAAAAACTGCCGATACGCCTTTTATTGTGACATCAGACGCCGATATGATCTATGAAGGCAATCCCTTTCAATACTGCATTGACAATTATAAAGATAAAACAATGTATCATATCGAAACGTATTGGTTGCCTAAAAACGGCGATAAAAAAAAATCCCGGTATGCAGGCCATGGAAACTCCGGCGGCTTTCAGTTTATTGAAAAATCGGCATTTAAAGAAATCGGCGGTTATGATGAACGTATCGTTTATTGGGGCCCTGAAGATTTGGATTTTCCCGACAGGTTAAAAAAAATCGGTTACACACAGGAATGGCTTCCGGATACTTTTAGACTCTATCATCAGTGGCATCCCGTAAGTGAAGCAAATTGTAAACGACCGCAAACTATCACAATCAATACACTAAAATATACATGGGCCAATAAACTAAATCCGGTTATAAAAAATGAGTGGGGAAATTTTCTTTCCCAAAATGACAGGCCCATCTTAAAAGAAATACGGAAAAATAAACCGGAAATAGTTCAGCTTGAAAAAAGTATTCTTGACTTTTGGAAATCGGCGGAATCGGTTTTAGATACACAACGGTACGGTTTCGTAAAACTGGAACTCGGGAAACGTGTGGATAATAATTTTTTTTCACATATAAAAACCGCCATGAAAATATTACTTAAACCGGACTCTTCATTTTCAGCCATACGATCAACGATTAATATAAATTTTGATGTTTTGTATGAAATGCTCCCTGTTCTTTCGGCAAACGGACTCCGCGATTACTATATTTCAGACGATGTTTCCTGTGTATATCTATTATGGAATTGA
- a CDS encoding glycosyltransferase, whose protein sequence is MKKNNIRFSIIVPVYNLENCIKQNIQSLLNQTYDNIEIIIVNDASTDSSVAQILSLGQFDKMTIINNKKNLGLLHTRLVGTQKASGDYILFMDGDDSFKKEACEILAKNLEEHPCDVLEFAYIRIPDNSIQYPPKVTKSRLEAMFIPPFSAGVTIWNKAYKSAIIKQAFSTVTPFYCTPAEDVFLSSIIASFTDDYHICNQVLYNYNIGQGISTRQNTVQTNKTYFSSMKKVCVELEKYFNQYNRQYVPIAAYAEKMLVGNAVHWFIQRHTKPDAVEDSYLLVLEYFSDEALRPILQELIHNAENYRTGKINYSRIGKNVIKAFVPGFLLEKLKQSVYR, encoded by the coding sequence ATGAAAAAAAATAATATCAGATTTTCCATAATAGTGCCTGTATACAACTTGGAAAACTGTATCAAACAAAATATTCAAAGTCTTCTCAATCAAACATATGACAATATTGAAATAATTATTGTCAATGACGCTTCTACGGATAGCAGTGTAGCCCAAATACTTTCACTTGGGCAGTTTGATAAGATGACTATTATAAACAATAAAAAAAATTTAGGGTTATTGCATACGAGGTTGGTCGGAACTCAAAAAGCTTCAGGCGATTATATTCTATTTATGGACGGAGACGATAGTTTCAAAAAAGAAGCATGTGAAATATTGGCAAAAAATCTCGAAGAACACCCTTGTGATGTGTTAGAATTTGCCTATATTCGTATACCGGATAATAGCATTCAATACCCACCAAAGGTTACAAAAAGCAGATTGGAAGCAATGTTTATTCCGCCTTTTTCGGCCGGGGTCACAATATGGAATAAGGCGTATAAATCAGCAATCATAAAACAAGCTTTTTCTACCGTCACTCCTTTTTATTGTACTCCGGCGGAAGATGTATTTTTGTCAAGTATAATAGCCTCTTTTACGGATGATTATCATATTTGTAATCAAGTACTGTATAATTACAACATCGGGCAGGGCATTTCAACACGACAGAATACGGTACAAACAAATAAAACATACTTTTCTTCAATGAAAAAAGTTTGTGTAGAACTTGAAAAGTACTTTAACCAGTACAATCGGCAATATGTTCCGATTGCTGCCTATGCGGAAAAAATGCTGGTTGGAAATGCCGTACATTGGTTTATTCAACGGCATACTAAACCCGATGCTGTAGAAGATTCATATTTGCTTGTATTGGAATATTTTTCCGACGAAGCTTTGCGTCCTATTTTACAGGAATTAATACATAATGCGGAAAACTACCGAACAGGAAAAATTAATTACTCGCGTATCGGAAAAAACGTTATAAAAGCCTTTGTTCCCGGGTTTTTACTTGAAAAGTTGAAACAAAGTGTCTATAGGTGA
- a CDS encoding LicD family protein has product MNKKNTPPVSPFPDKRLEGDTPLRQAQLVMLRLLKIFDAICKKHGLSYWLDGGTLLGAVRHQGFIPWDDDLDVCMPVEDFVKYKNLPANEFPYDVYNDTVSFEFIKLRDRFSKRIDEGFDADKTFNSIFIDIFPMKKFHTGRRILARIRMLIPPYTLPEFYKGITLKKRIKRIFAHILYYFINYTGLSYLIKILSLLGPKNCWAYDLPASWHFHFPDKWIFPLKKMRFEDYEVPVPFDCHSVLKYQFGNYMELPPESARNHHHNEALLPTTPCNHPEALNWKDYH; this is encoded by the coding sequence ATGAATAAAAAAAATACCCCGCCTGTATCCCCCTTCCCCGACAAACGCCTTGAGGGCGATACCCCGCTGCGTCAAGCACAGCTTGTAATGCTTCGTCTGCTTAAAATCTTCGATGCAATATGCAAAAAGCACGGTCTCTCCTATTGGCTGGACGGTGGGACTTTGTTAGGGGCGGTACGGCACCAAGGCTTTATTCCCTGGGACGACGATCTCGATGTATGCATGCCGGTTGAAGACTTTGTAAAATATAAAAATTTACCTGCAAACGAATTTCCGTATGATGTATATAACGATACCGTTTCTTTTGAATTTATAAAATTACGCGACCGCTTTTCCAAACGCATCGACGAAGGATTCGATGCCGATAAAACTTTTAACAGCATCTTCATCGATATTTTTCCGATGAAAAAATTTCATACGGGAAGAAGAATTCTTGCCCGTATTCGTATGCTGATTCCCCCCTATACGCTTCCGGAATTTTATAAGGGCATAACGTTAAAAAAACGCATTAAGCGTATCTTCGCGCATATTCTATATTATTTTATAAACTATACCGGACTTTCATATCTGATAAAAATTTTAAGTTTACTGGGACCGAAAAATTGTTGGGCATATGATTTACCTGCTTCATGGCATTTTCATTTTCCCGATAAGTGGATTTTTCCTCTTAAAAAAATGCGGTTTGAAGATTATGAAGTCCCCGTACCCTTTGATTGTCACAGCGTACTCAAATATCAATTCGGGAATTATATGGAGTTGCCGCCGGAATCGGCGCGCAACCATCACCATAATGAAGCACTGCTTCCGACAACTCCCTGCAATCATCCCGAGGCACTTAATTGGAAGGACTATCACTAA
- a CDS encoding glycosyltransferase family 2 protein translates to MQNNKIISIIVPIYNRGTFLPRCITSIINQSYPHLDIILVNDGSSDNSLDICNQYAQNDKRIRVISIPNSGVSIARNTGMQYAKGDFIQFVDSDDMIKPHMCQILMEEQQKNDADLAICGFDNIDINGNHLFYECSEKMIDTASAFFYNFGYLLERNLLRSPVNKLYKKEIINTHKLRFRSDFNIAEDALFNLEYYHYIQNVLVLPYDFYNCLDHNSENRLTQKFHSDYFKVQNIFFTKLIELLKEKNVYRNENKEIIKKQYANIVYMGIEMFKKYTQKVDYALIKKYTVTEIFPGAYAALVAHAKKNMAIVYVKINGTPGKKVYGLLKMCFWQCVEVYYTIKSCCHFKVGKNIFNTRSREHTNG, encoded by the coding sequence ATGCAAAACAATAAAATTATCTCAATTATTGTCCCTATTTATAATCGCGGTACTTTTTTACCAAGATGTATAACAAGTATAATAAATCAATCATACCCTCATTTGGATATTATTCTTGTAAATGACGGTTCGAGCGATAATTCATTGGATATTTGTAACCAATATGCACAAAATGATAAACGAATTAGAGTTATAAGTATTCCCAACAGCGGAGTAAGTATAGCACGTAATACCGGCATGCAGTATGCAAAAGGTGATTTTATCCAGTTTGTAGACAGCGACGATATGATAAAACCGCATATGTGTCAAATATTAATGGAAGAACAGCAAAAAAATGATGCGGATCTTGCTATATGCGGCTTTGATAATATTGATATAAACGGAAACCACTTATTCTACGAATGCAGCGAAAAGATGATAGATACTGCAAGCGCATTTTTTTATAATTTCGGATATTTGCTTGAACGTAATTTATTGCGCTCCCCTGTCAATAAACTGTATAAAAAAGAAATTATCAATACACACAAATTACGTTTCCGTTCCGATTTTAATATAGCGGAAGATGCACTTTTTAATTTGGAATATTATCATTATATACAAAATGTTTTAGTATTACCGTATGATTTTTACAATTGTCTTGATCACAACAGTGAAAATCGGTTAACACAAAAATTCCATTCGGATTATTTTAAGGTTCAAAATATTTTTTTTACAAAACTTATTGAATTATTGAAAGAAAAAAACGTATATCGGAACGAAAATAAGGAAATCATAAAAAAACAATATGCCAATATTGTTTATATGGGCATTGAAATGTTCAAGAAATATACTCAAAAAGTTGACTATGCACTTATCAAAAAATATACAGTTACAGAGATCTTTCCCGGTGCCTATGCTGCTCTCGTAGCTCATGCCAAAAAAAACATGGCGATAGTATATGTAAAAATAAACGGTACACCGGGTAAAAAAGTCTATGGGCTGCTCAAAATGTGTTTTTGGCAATGTGTCGAAGTATATTATACGATAAAATCTTGTTGCCATTTCAAAGTAGGTAAAAATATCTTTAATACACGCAGCCGGGAGCATACTAATGGATAA